The Natronobacterium texcoconense genome includes the window GTGATCGAACGCGTCCACGCCGTGACGCCCCTCGAGATCCCCTACGTTCCCGGCCTGCTCGCCTTCCGCGAGGGTGGGCCGATCCTGGCGGCACTCGAGGAACTGTCCGTCGATCCCGACCTCCTGTTGTTCGACGGCAGCGGCCGCATCCACTTTCGGCAGGCCGGGATCGCGACCCACGTCGGCGTCGTCCGCGACGTCCCCAGCGTCGGCGTCGCGAAGAGCCTGCTCTGTGGCGAACCAGCCGACTCCACCGAGAACCTCCCCGCAGGAACCCGCGTCCCGATCGAAGCGAACTCGAGGGTAGACGCCCCTGACGGCACCCTGCTAGGATACGCCGTCCAGACGCGCCAGTACGACTCCCCGGACCGGTACATCAATCCGCTCTACGTCAGCCCCGGCCACCGCGTCGGCCCGGAGACCGCCGCCGACGTCGTGCAGGCGCTTTCCTCACAGTACAAGCTTCCCGAACCCGTCCGACTGGCCGACAGCTACGCCGACGAGGCGAAGTCCCTCGTGGAGTAGCGCTCGAGAGCGTGCCAGAAATGCTGGACGTTGGTTGATGGAGGCCTCCGAGGAAGGAGTGGAACCAGGACGCCTCCGAAAGCCCCCAGCACGCTCGAGGGCTGTGATACGGACTGCTATAAGTCATTGACGGCGCAACCGCGAACCGTCTTGCGGTTGCGCCAGGAAATCGTTATAGCAGACCGTATGACTCGCTGCGCGCTTCGCTCGCGACGCTCGCTCCAGTGCTTGCATCGTCTCGCACCTCGAGCGTCCCGGCCCCTTTCAGTCCCACCCACAGATCCGCTTCCTCCCCAGCCGACTCGTTCGCTCCCTCCGGTCACTCACTCGACCACCGGGAGACGTAACCGTCTCCCGAGCCTTCGCTCGTTCCACTCACGAAGACCTCGCGCAGTGTAAGCGACGCGCCCTCGCAGTGCTCGAGCGCGTCGTCAGCGCGCGCCACGAGGCCGGGAGCGGGGCTCGAGCACCGCGAGAGCCGCGCGACCCGGGGAAGGGCAGGCTGCTACCGTCGGGCGGGACTGAAAGGGGCCGATCCGGTCGGGGAGCGTGCCGGCCGAAGCACCGCAGCGACCATCGGGAGCGAGGAGCGCACGTCGGCAGGCGACTCGAGCGGATCGGGGGCTTTCGGGTTGTTCGACTCCGCGCCATCTCGAGCGACAAACGGGTCACGATAGACGTGGGACTCGAGCGGAGAGAGGACTTTCGAGGTATTCGAACCCTTGCTGTCTTGAGCAACGAACGAGTCACGACGTCCATTCGAGAGTGAGTTTACGCGTAGCGCGACAAACCGTCGATACTTAGGTATCGTCTCACGAACGTATCGGATATGGCCACCGCTGACGACGAGGGGACCGACGACTCCGTCGGCGACGATCCGGGTGCAGAGAGCGAGGACCGCTACACTCGCAAGCGGTCCGTCCTGATCACCGGCTGTTCGTCCGGTATCGGCCGCGCGACGGCCGCAGCCTTCCTCGAGGAGAACTGGCAGGTGTTCGCGACCGCGCGCAACGTCGAGGACATCGAAGACCTCGAGGAGGCGGGCTGTACGACGCTCGAACTCGACGTCACCGACCCCGACCAGATCGCACGAGCGGTCGAGCGAACGGTCGACGTCGCCGGGGCGATCGACTGTCTGGTGAACAACGCCGGCTACGCCCAGATGGGGCCGCTCGAGGACGTCTCCACCGCTGACCTGCATCGGCAGTTCGACGTCAACGTCTACGGGCCCCACCGACTCGTGCGCGCTGCATTACCCCACATGCGCGCTCAGGGTGCGGGCCGGATCGTCAACGTCTCGAGCGTCAACGGCCGGATCGCCGTGCCGGGAACTGGCGCGTACGCTGGGTCGAAACACGCGCTCGAGGCGATGAGCGACGCGCTGCGGGCGGAAGTCGAGGAGTTCGGGATCGACGTGGTCGTCGTCGAACCCGGCCCGGTCGAGACGGAGTTCGTGGACCGGGTCGACGAGGAGCTGCCGGAGAACGAGCGGACGCCGGCTTACGAGACGCTGTACGAACTGATCGGCGAACTACAGCTGGTCGGCGGCGGAAAGGGTGGCCCGTTCGCCTCCAAACCGGAAGACGTCGCGAAGGCGATTCTGACCGCGAGCACGACGCCCGAGCCGCCGGCACGGTATCCGGTCGGGCCGCTCGCTCAGTACGGCGTCTACGCTCGGTTCCTCCCGGAACGGCTTCGCGACGCCGGTTACGCCGTTCTCCGAAAGCTCGTCTGAGCGCGGTCGTCTCCCCGAACTCGCCCACATCGACACCACTCGAGCGCGACAGAACGTTCTTGGTAGCGGAACGAAAACGACGGTGTAAGCGTGCCCTCCGATTCAGATTCTCCGTCCGGCGTCGTCGCCCTCGCGGATACCGTCTCGGACCTGCTGTACGGCATCACCGGCTGGTCGCTGGTCGTCCTCGCACTCATGATCGCCATCGCCGGCGTTCAGGTTCTCGTCTCGCTCGAGACGGCCACGACAGCGGTGATCGGCGCGACAATCCTGTTCGTCCTCGCGTTCGTCACCGCCGCGTTCGGCATCTTCGTCAATCCCCGGTTCCGAACGCGACTCGAGCGCCGACACGGACTCTCGACGTTCGGCCGCGTCCACAGCGTCGACCGGCGCACCATCAAGCCCGACGAGGAGTGCCACGAGCGATGTGTCTCCTGCCAGAAGCGAGTCGAGAAGGGGCTCGTCCGCCGCTACCGCGAGGAGTTCGCGCTCGCGGGCATTCCAGTCTACACGAGTTCCGTGGGGTACAACCACTACTGTCTCGAGTGTGCCTCGAGCGAGGTGCTCGGCGAACCACGGATCGACGAGTCCCGGGAATCGACGCCGTCGGTCGACGCCGAAGACGGCGAGAAAGAGCAGGCCCTCGGTACGGAGTAGCGCCGGTCAGTCGCTCGCGGCGTGGGTATCCAGGCCGGATTCGGGCCGTACGAGCGAGTCGGACGTCCGGGCGCGGTCGGTCGGCACGACCTTGCCGCCCGTACAGTGGCGAACGTATCCGTCCTTCTGTAGCGCGAGACAGCGTCGTTCGATCGTCGCGGGGTGAGTCTCGAGTCGCGCGGCTAGCTCCGGGATCGTCGCTGGGCTGGACGTCAGGAGGACCTCGAGGAGATGCGCTCGCTTTCCGTCCGGCGGTTCGTCGGTCGGCATCGGATGTGTGAACGGTTACCGTTCGTCGGTATCAAGCACGGCTTCGGTTCTCACTCGCTGGGAGCGTGATTTCCAGTGGTCATCGCTGGTGTGTCCCGTCCACGAGATCGGTGGAGGAATCCGCCGGAGAATCTCAGGGGTCGGTCGCTTGCCGTATTCGCTTCTCGCCGCGACCGGGAATGGGGCCGAACGCGCGCCAGACGACGCGCGGGCGAAACAGGACGGACGGCGGCCGCTCGAGCATGAAGACCGACCACAGGACGTCCGCCAGCCGAACGTCCGTGTGCGCCCGGCGAATCAGGCGGTTCACGTACCAGTCGTACGCGGCTGCCCCGCGAGGGAGTTCCCCCTCCGTCTGCGAAAAGGCGAGATCGCCCCCGACCGACAGATTCCACGCGACGTCGACGACGGCGGCAGCGTCGTCGAAAAACTCGAGTTCCAGCCCGTCACGCCCCGTTTTCACGAGCGCGTGGTGGAGGAGCAACGCCTCGAGCGCCGCCACCGACATTCCCTGCCCGTTGACGGGGTTGAAGCTGGCGATGGCGTCGCCGACGACGACCAGCCCGTCCGGAAACCGATCGAGTTTCTCGTACCTGTACCGACGATTCGACGGGAAGGGGTAGAACGCGACGTCTCCGTCGGTCATCGGGTGATCGCTCAGAATCTCGCTCACGATCGGGAACGGGAGCGTCGCCGCGAACGCTTCGAACCCGTCGGGATCGGTCGGCGGATGATCACCGTGGACCCCGTGCAGGTTGACGAGCCAGCGATCGCCCTCGACCGGGACGAGGAACGCACCCCGGGTTCGCGGTGCCTCCGCTTCCAGAGACACGCCGCGACGGTCGTCCGGCGGTCGCTCGACGAACGTCGAGGCGTACCCGATGTCAATTTCGACCTCGTCGACGGGTGGGCGGTCGTATCCGTGCGTCTCGAGCCATTCCGGTGTTCGGCTTGTCCGACCCGTGGCGTCGACGACGAGGTCGGCCACGAGCCGTTCTCGGTCGGACTCGCGATTCCGGATCGTCACTCCCTCGACGGCCGTCGACTCCCCGTCGGCGACGTAGTCGACGAACTGACAGCCCGACCGCATCTCGACCCCCTCGAGCGAGGCGACGCGCCGCCGAACTGTGTGTTCGTACAGGGCTCGCGTGGCGAGGTGTAACGACTGGTGGTCCGTCCTGAGCGTATCACCCTGGACGTAGATCCGGAACTCCGTCCCGCTCGTGATCACGCCACCGCTGGCCGTCACGTCATCGCTGAACCCTGGACACAGGTCGTCTATCGCTGCCCGCCCACCTTCCAGAAGGACGTGGACGTGATTTCCCTGTGGAACGCCGCGACGTGGCTCGGCGACGTCGGGTAAGGGATCGCGTTCGATCACCGTGACCGCCTCGAACGCGTCCGCGAGGACTCGAGCGGCCAGCAGTCCTGCGACTCCTGCACCGAGCACTACCGCGCGCCCGTCTCGGTCGGGGATTCGTTCGCCGTCGTAGGACGGAACGGTCGACAGGGTCATGTCGGTCCAACTGCTGTGCCGTCCGTTCTCGCTTCCGGGAGTTCGAGTACCATCGGGTACGCCCGGCGCTGTGGTACGATCCCGACGAGTAGATAGTCATCCGATGACGATCCGGCAACCCCTGCAACGGTTTCGGACGTCGGACGGGGGCCGAAACCGTCGCTCAGTCCGCGGTACTCTCCGAGACCGGGCCGTCGACGTCGTCCTCGTCGATGTACTTCTCTTTCCAGGTGCCGCGTGCGAACCAGGCCGCGCCGACGATCGCACCGAGGACGTTGCCGACGGCCATCCCGACCCAGACGCCGGTTTCGCCCCAGCCGAAGACGAACACGAGGGCAAAGACCGTCCCGACGCGGCCGACCCACAGCGTGAGAATCGAGATGATCATGGCGGTGGTCGTGTTACCCGCACCGCGGAACGCGCCGAGCATCACCTGCGAGACGCCGATGAAGGCGAACTCGACCGATCGAATCCGCACGTACTCGACACCATAGGCGATCGTCGCCGGCGCATCGGGGACGTCGCCGAGGAATGCGCTTACGATCGGTTCGGTGAACGTCACCGCGATCACGGCGACGAGCAACATGACGCCCGCTCCCGTCGAGGCGGCAAGCCAGGCCGACCGTTCCGCCCGATCCGCTCTGTCGGCACCGAGGTTCTGTCCGACCATCGTGTCGATGGCCCGCCCGAGCCCCATCGCCGGCAGGAACACCAGCGAGATCAGCCGGTTACCCAGGCCGTACGCGGAGACGACCGGCGGCGAGAAGGTGACGACCATCGCCGTCAGCGTGATCATCGCCAGCGCGCTCGTACTCTGTTCGACCATGCTCGGCGTTCCGAGGCGGACGATGTCCCCGATGATCTCGAAGTCGGGTCGAAGATGCTCGAGGCGAACCTCCGGCCCCAGTTCGGTCGCGAACAGCAGCCAGAGACCGATCCCGGTGCCGACGCCGCGGGCGACGACCGTCGCGATCGCTGCACCCTCGATTCCCCAGCCGGTAAAGCCGACCGTCGCGAACAGCGTGGCCTCGAGACTCGTCAGTCCGAGCCACGCGAACAGCGGGTTGTCCTGGAACCCGAAGATGAGAAACGGGTCGAGGACGACGTTGACGACGACGGAGACGACCATCACGAGCATCGGCGTTCGCGTGTCGCCGTAGCCGCGCATGAGCGCGGAGAAGACGAAGAAACCGAACATCAGGGGCAGGCCGAGGAAGATGACCTCCATGTAGTCGGCCGCAAGCGGGACGACGGTCGCAGCTGTGTCGGCGTCGCTCGGGAGGATCTCGAGCGCCGGCCGGGTGTAGAAGTAGCCACCGATCCCGATGACGACCGAGAGGATGCTGATGAACGAAACGGTCTGCCCGGTCACCACCCCCGCAGAGCGGCTTCCTTCGGCACCCGTATACTGGGCGACGAGAATCGCACCTGCAGTAGTAAACCCGCCGGCGACGGCGATCAGCAGGAAGATAAGCGGGAAGGCGAGGCTGATCGCGCCGACGGCCTCCGCGGAGAGCCGACCGAGATACAGCGTGTCGACGACGTTGTACGTGACCTGCAACAGCTGGATGACGACGATCGGCCAGGCCAGATGAAAGAGCGGCCAGACGAGGCTTCCCTCGGTGATCGATCCTTTCGACGGAGCGAGATCGCGATCCGCTCCGCCGTCACTGGTGGGTTCGGTATCGGCGTCGCTACTCGCCCCCTCGTCGACCGACGAGTCCGGGTCGGTATCGGACGGCGGTTCGTCCGGACTCATCGGTTACTCGATCGACCGGACTCGGTTCGATGGAGGTCGCGGGCGAAGCGGCAAGCAGCGGCGAAGAGCTGCCCGGAGACGGCGGCCTCGAGCGGATTCGGAAGCCGAGACGCCGCTAACCGGGCTGGGACCATCGACTCGACACTCACTGTCTATTGGTCAGTCAGCGTAACTAAAGTTCTTTCGAAGGACGGCAACGCCCCGCCGGAACACCGAAGCGACCGGGCACGCTATCCGTGGTATGCCACTGCTCCAGTTCGACACCACGCTGTCGCTGTCGGCCGACGACAAGGAGACGCTTGCAGCACGCGTCACCGATCTCTACACGGACGAGATGGCGACCACCGCTGGCCACGTCGCCGTGACGATTCGCGAACGCGACCCGGCCGACCTCCACCTCGGGCGGGCCGTCGACGGCCCGCTCCTGTTTCTCGACGCGGAGATCAGGCAGGGCCGACCGTTCGAGCGAAAACGGGCGTTCGCACTCGAGACGCTGACGTTCGTCTGCGAGCAGTTCGACCTCCCCGAGGAGAACGCGAAGGTCGTATTCACCGAACACCCGGGCGAACACATGATGGGGGTCGATCGGGTCGGTGGCGAGTGGACGGACAATTAGTGACAGCCAGAATTACTTTTCTCTCGAATGTCGAATAGGGGACGAACGTGAACGAGTGACAACTCGATACAACATGTAAGATGTTTTCATTTTCGACGCTGCGATAAAAACCGTGAGTAGTATTACGGCGACGGCGAAACGAATCGGTCGATGGCTACCGAGGCGACGTTTACGCTTCCGTCGGATGGATTTCCGCTCGGAAGCATCTTCGAGCAGTTACCGGAAGCGACAGTCGAGCTAGAACGTATTATTCCTTCTCGAGATACCGTAATTCCATACTTCTGGGTACGAGGTGCCGAGACGGACGACATCGAAGCGACGTTTTCCGACCGGCCGGAGGTAAAGCAAATTCGGCTCGTCGACTCCGTCGAAGACGAGTACCTGATGCGAGTCGAGTGGGAACAGGAGTACGACGGAATTCTGGCTGCACTAACCGAGACGGACGTCCCGCTGATCGAAGCGGTCGGGACCGAAACGCAGTGGACGTTCGACGTCCGTGGGGACGACCGAAGCGACATCGTCTCCTTCCAGGAACAGTGTCGAAAGCGAGAGATTCCGATCACGCTGGCGAACTTGCAGCCGCTCACACCGATCGAATCGGGGGTCGAGGCCGCACTGACCGAACCACAGCACGAAGCGCTGGTGCTCGCGTACGACCGTGGGTACTTCGACTCGCCGCGAGCGGTCACGATGGAAGAACTCGGCGACGAACTCGGAATCTCACAGCAGGCGGTCGCGTCCCGTCTCTGGCGCGGCATCGACAAAATCCTCAATCTGACACTTTCGGGGACGGAGACGACGACCGATACGACTCACTAAAACAGATTGTATAACTAACGGTAAAATTAAGTGAGCTAGCTGTTTGCTGTTGGGGGTATGTGTGATACTCCGAACAGATTCGATACACTTCTGAATCTGTGTCGAAACGTCCGTCGCCGTATCATTCTCGGAGCGTTCGTGGGGCGTACGGAGCCAGCAACGCTGACCGACCTCGAGCAGGTAATCCTCGAACACGACCAGCACGCGTCGAGCGAACAGGAGAGGACGATCCGGATCGCACTGATCCACAAACACGTTCCGAAACTCGAAGCTGCGGCGCTCCTCGAGTACGATTCCGATCGCCGGCTGGTAACGCCGACGTCGACGTTCGAGCGGTGGCAGCCCCAGATTTCGACGATTCTCGAGGCAGACCCAACGCTCGAGACGCCGATCCGCTTCTGACTACCGCAGGCAGGCCGCGACGACCGCGAGCATCCGTTGGCCACGGACTTCGTCGGCGAACAGCGGGACGCGTTTGACGTCTGTTCCGCGGAACAGTTCCTGTGCCTCCGAAAGGGCGCTCTGCTGAACGTCCCACCGCTGCTGGCAGAACGCACAATCGTCGAGGTTGGGCTGGAGGAACTCCGCGTCACCCTCGACGTCGTCGGTGACGTCCGACAGCGGCTCCATCACGCGGTTGACGACGACCGTCCCGACCGGAATCGAGAACTCCTCGAGTTGCTCGCGCAGTCGTTTGGACTCGAAGACGCTCATCTCCTCGGGCACCAGCACGATCCGGAAGTCCGTCCGCGCCGGATCCTGCAGCGCGGCACGGAGTCGCTCGATGCGCTCGCGAAGCACCTGCAGATCCTCGAGGTCTTCGGGTTCCTCGGGTGGTTCCTGGCCGCCGAACATTCCCTTCATGTTCTCGAACATCCCGCCGATTCGCTGGCGGAACTGGAGGATACGCCCGACCATCGTGTCCATGATCTCCGGCAACTCGAGCAGCCGCAGGGTGTGGCCCGTCGGGGCCGTGTCGACGACGACGCGGTCGAACCGGTCGTCGTCTAAGTACTCGAGCAGGAGTTGCATCGCGGCGGCCTCGTCCGCGCCGGGCATGGAGCCGCCAAAGAGCGCGTCCATC containing:
- a CDS encoding endonuclease V; translation: MTTRPDLAPEPGLSRDEMEALQREIATAAVFEDDFAFDDEAIAPSRRDDQQSTLSDSSAAAASPDDDDRHALENPPIVAGVDQSFIDDDRALSAVVAMQAGEVIERVHAVTPLEIPYVPGLLAFREGGPILAALEELSVDPDLLLFDGSGRIHFRQAGIATHVGVVRDVPSVGVAKSLLCGEPADSTENLPAGTRVPIEANSRVDAPDGTLLGYAVQTRQYDSPDRYINPLYVSPGHRVGPETAADVVQALSSQYKLPEPVRLADSYADEAKSLVE
- a CDS encoding SDR family oxidoreductase, whose protein sequence is MATADDEGTDDSVGDDPGAESEDRYTRKRSVLITGCSSGIGRATAAAFLEENWQVFATARNVEDIEDLEEAGCTTLELDVTDPDQIARAVERTVDVAGAIDCLVNNAGYAQMGPLEDVSTADLHRQFDVNVYGPHRLVRAALPHMRAQGAGRIVNVSSVNGRIAVPGTGAYAGSKHALEAMSDALRAEVEEFGIDVVVVEPGPVETEFVDRVDEELPENERTPAYETLYELIGELQLVGGGKGGPFASKPEDVAKAILTASTTPEPPARYPVGPLAQYGVYARFLPERLRDAGYAVLRKLV
- a CDS encoding helix-turn-helix domain-containing protein, which codes for MPTDEPPDGKRAHLLEVLLTSSPATIPELAARLETHPATIERRCLALQKDGYVRHCTGGKVVPTDRARTSDSLVRPESGLDTHAASD
- a CDS encoding FAD-dependent monooxygenase: MTLSTVPSYDGERIPDRDGRAVVLGAGVAGLLAARVLADAFEAVTVIERDPLPDVAEPRRGVPQGNHVHVLLEGGRAAIDDLCPGFSDDVTASGGVITSGTEFRIYVQGDTLRTDHQSLHLATRALYEHTVRRRVASLEGVEMRSGCQFVDYVADGESTAVEGVTIRNRESDRERLVADLVVDATGRTSRTPEWLETHGYDRPPVDEVEIDIGYASTFVERPPDDRRGVSLEAEAPRTRGAFLVPVEGDRWLVNLHGVHGDHPPTDPDGFEAFAATLPFPIVSEILSDHPMTDGDVAFYPFPSNRRYRYEKLDRFPDGLVVVGDAIASFNPVNGQGMSVAALEALLLHHALVKTGRDGLELEFFDDAAAVVDVAWNLSVGGDLAFSQTEGELPRGAAAYDWYVNRLIRRAHTDVRLADVLWSVFMLERPPSVLFRPRVVWRAFGPIPGRGEKRIRQATDP
- a CDS encoding MATE family efflux transporter, giving the protein MSPDEPPSDTDPDSSVDEGASSDADTEPTSDGGADRDLAPSKGSITEGSLVWPLFHLAWPIVVIQLLQVTYNVVDTLYLGRLSAEAVGAISLAFPLIFLLIAVAGGFTTAGAILVAQYTGAEGSRSAGVVTGQTVSFISILSVVIGIGGYFYTRPALEILPSDADTAATVVPLAADYMEVIFLGLPLMFGFFVFSALMRGYGDTRTPMLVMVVSVVVNVVLDPFLIFGFQDNPLFAWLGLTSLEATLFATVGFTGWGIEGAAIATVVARGVGTGIGLWLLFATELGPEVRLEHLRPDFEIIGDIVRLGTPSMVEQSTSALAMITLTAMVVTFSPPVVSAYGLGNRLISLVFLPAMGLGRAIDTMVGQNLGADRADRAERSAWLAASTGAGVMLLVAVIAVTFTEPIVSAFLGDVPDAPATIAYGVEYVRIRSVEFAFIGVSQVMLGAFRGAGNTTTAMIISILTLWVGRVGTVFALVFVFGWGETGVWVGMAVGNVLGAIVGAAWFARGTWKEKYIDEDDVDGPVSESTAD
- a CDS encoding tautomerase, which produces MPLLQFDTTLSLSADDKETLAARVTDLYTDEMATTAGHVAVTIRERDPADLHLGRAVDGPLLFLDAEIRQGRPFERKRAFALETLTFVCEQFDLPEENAKVVFTEHPGEHMMGVDRVGGEWTDN
- a CDS encoding helix-turn-helix domain-containing protein; amino-acid sequence: MATEATFTLPSDGFPLGSIFEQLPEATVELERIIPSRDTVIPYFWVRGAETDDIEATFSDRPEVKQIRLVDSVEDEYLMRVEWEQEYDGILAALTETDVPLIEAVGTETQWTFDVRGDDRSDIVSFQEQCRKREIPITLANLQPLTPIESGVEAALTEPQHEALVLAYDRGYFDSPRAVTMEELGDELGISQQAVASRLWRGIDKILNLTLSGTETTTDTTH
- a CDS encoding DUF7344 domain-containing protein, which codes for MCDTPNRFDTLLNLCRNVRRRIILGAFVGRTEPATLTDLEQVILEHDQHASSEQERTIRIALIHKHVPKLEAAALLEYDSDRRLVTPTSTFERWQPQISTILEADPTLETPIRF
- a CDS encoding ArsA family ATPase, which codes for MSGIDVEPVDEEAENADNDTTIEVTPTESVEEADERRTVDVEPSDEPIEGPDYVLYGGKGGVGKTTMAAATALDSARSGVRTLVVSTDPAHSLSDTFETDVPSDPGRLREDIPLYGAEIDPEAAMERGQAAFLGDGGPGGGAGPLGGLGDMFGDDSPMDALFGGSMPGADEAAAMQLLLEYLDDDRFDRVVVDTAPTGHTLRLLELPEIMDTMVGRILQFRQRIGGMFENMKGMFGGQEPPEEPEDLEDLQVLRERIERLRAALQDPARTDFRIVLVPEEMSVFESKRLREQLEEFSIPVGTVVVNRVMEPLSDVTDDVEGDAEFLQPNLDDCAFCQQRWDVQQSALSEAQELFRGTDVKRVPLFADEVRGQRMLAVVAACLR